The Penicillium oxalicum strain HP7-1 chromosome VIII, whole genome shotgun sequence DNA segment AGTGCACTGTTGATCAGGTATGTGAGTATATATGATTCATGTaaaagcaaaagaaatgggggagaggagatCTGTCTCTCCAGATGATATCACTTACACTTGACGGGGGGCAGGCAGAGCTCCTTGGCCACATCCGTGTTCTTTATCTTACCGGCCTCCTCCAGGGTCATTCCCCGGACGAGCTCGGTCAGATATGATGAAGAGGCAATAGCACTGCCACATCCGAAGGTCTTGAAGACCACGTCATCGATACGACCAGAGTCCTTGTTCACCCGAATCTGAAGCTTCATAACATCGCCACAGGCGGGCGCACCGACGAGACCAGTGCCGACGTCTTGGTCACCCTTCTTCATGGATCCGACATTGCGGGGGTTGTTGTAGTGGTCGAGAACCTTCTCGTGATAGTTCCTTCGCTGGGCGGGCACGGAAGCCTGACGCTGGACGGGCTGGACGGACTGCAAGCTAGCGAGGGGAGCAAAAGCACGGGGCGCAACAACGCCGACGCGGGGAGCGACGGTAACGAGACGCTTGAACATGGTGATGTAGCTGAGTTCAGAGCTCTTTGAGGAATGGGTTGGTTCAGTAAGCTGTGTGGTTGTGGATTGTTTTGATGGTGGGAGAGAGTTGATGGATTGAGTAGTTGACGATGGCAAAAAACGGCAGATCTGATATGGGGGACGAGAGGAGGTGATGAATTCATTGCTAAATAATCTGATCATTACATAATCCCATTGCGACCTCGGATTCGTGGTCGCGACCATCGGAGCTGACTCAGCTCATCCTCTGCCGGCTTAAAGGATGCCGGATTCAGCGAATTGCATCACTCGACTTGCTTGGTCGAAGTATCACTTTCAGATCATTTGCTTCTCAGTGATGTGTCAAAAAATCGCATCCCTAATTTAACTTCTCTGCTAATTCTTCTGGCAATTTGGCTATCGAGAAATTATGATCATCCAGCTCAAAGTTGTCGACTGAGTGTTACGACAAAACGTTCGTGACTTCTCCGTAGATATCGACCATGTAAAAAGCAGTTTCCGGAGAgtgaggggggaggaaatCAAGCCAATCAAATGGCCAGGATAGATAACCAGAATGG contains these protein-coding regions:
- a CDS encoding Iron sulfur cluster assembly protein 1, producing MFKRLVTVAPRVGVVAPRAFAPLASLQSVQPVQRQASVPAQRRNYHEKVLDHYNNPRNVGSMKKGDQDVGTGLVGAPACGDVMKLQIRVNKDSGRIDDVVFKTFGCGSAIASSSYLTELVRGMTLEEAGKIKNTDVAKELCLPPVKLHCSMLAEDAIKSAISDYYKKNPKVKTTDLSGTGASMSNVKVEIEQTPNGGAAASL